One Pyrobaculum sp. 3827-6 genomic window, GATTACCACGTCGTGCCCCCTCAGCCACTCCCCCAGCAAAGCCTCGCTCCTCCCCCTCCCATATACATCAGCCGTGTCGAAAAAATTTATACCAAGATCAAGCGCACTCTTCACAAGAGCCCTCGCCATGTCGTCGCCTACGCCGTAGAGATCGCCTCCTACAACCCACCCGCCGAACCCCACCTCGGAAACCCTCAGCCCAAGAGCCTCCCTATACCTCACACCAACCTCCCGATGTCAAAATTAAAGCATTCACCCCACACGCCGCACCTCCATAGATAAACAGAGCCATCAACCCCCGCCGCGGCGAGTCGTGGGTCCGACACCTGGCAGTTGGCCGCCTACAGAAGACTTAAAACAACTATGTAGCTGTGGATGTGGGAGTTTTGGAGAGGCCCCTACCCAAGCCATCAGCCGAGGATTATGTGAACGCCCGCCTTCTGGAGGCTCTTGTGGAGGGCTGGCTTGCCATTAGGTTTTTGAAAGAGGGCCTCGTGAGGAACGCCGCCGGCAAGGCCTTCCAGGCGTGGAGGGCTCTCACGGCGGCTCTCCTCAGGCTTGAGCTGGATAGGCTGAAGGCCTTGGCCAGAAGCGACGAGGAGAGGCGCTGGCTTGAGACCACCGCGGTTCCCCGCGTCCCCACTGGCAGATTGGTGAGGCTTTCCCAGCTGTTGGAAGAGGTTGGACATGTGGGCTATTCGGCGTGGATTGACAGAGCTCTAAATCTCCACGAGTACCAGTACCACGGGCCGGATCCAGACATGGCGTGGTCAAAATACCGCAGTAGGGAGGAGGCGGCTGTGGCTGTGGTGGGGCTTTTGAGAGAAGTTGTAGATAGGGTAGAGGAGCTAAAGGCCAGGGTCAAGTGGGGCAACGAACTTGAAAATAGCTACAAGACACTGAAACAAGCCCTGGTCAGCCGCACCGAGGCTCAGTAGGGTCCAGACGCCGCCGGCAACATCGCGGGCAAGACAAATGCCTAGAAAAGTGGCGGGCCCGCCGGGATTCGAACCCCACCCCCAAGATCCCCTAGGGCTCTTGATGAGGCCTACGGGTTTCTGCATACGGTAAACTGCCCACCGCTCTATCCAGGTTGAGGGGCCGAGCGCGGCGCATACAGCCCCCAGCCTTATCAAGGACTCCAGCGCTCCCTCCGCTACCCGAGGATACGTAGCGGCCGAGAGGAGTGGGTTTTAGGCAGGTCGTCGGGCGAGGACGTCGCGCCTCCAGCCACCTGCCCCACGTGTGGGGAGTTCTGGCGTGGAGAGGCACACCACCGACACATCCTGCCTATCTCCAGGCCACACGTAGAAACCTTCACCACGGCAGAGCCGAACCCTCCCTCTATATCCCACCTACACACAACACTGAGAGCCGGGCCTCTCCCTCTGCCAAGTCGCCGTGTCACCCACATCCCGACGACATCCACAATATAAACGCTCTAAGGCACCTTAATCTCACTCCCAGAGACGGATCTGGTAGAAGCCTTGCAACTCATCCACAAATCACCAATAGCTCAGCTCTGCGCCTGCACTCGCAGAGGAGGTGAATGGACCCCCTCCTCAGCTGGTATACGACACATTCGTGGTTAGTGGGGGGGGGTGCCAAGATCGCTACCTTGAGGTAGCCTAACTCAGCCAAGGGGAAGAATATTCCTTTCATAATAATGGAAACAACTTCCGTCAAAGCGGAGACACGTCTGCTTACTAGTTCTATCTAACGGAGCAGGTTATCTACTCGTGGGGGTTTGCGCCGAGTGCAATTTCTACCGCTTCTTCGGGATCCTTGGCCTCCACCGCCCCCTCGTCTATGAAGAACTTAAAGGCGCGCCAGACGTCTTCTGCGTCTGTGCTGGGCCTCATTACTATTACGAGTTTGCCGGCTTTAATGCCGTATTTCACCTGGTACTTGGTGCCCCAGCCCCTTTCTCTGTACCTAGACTCCGGGATGATTACAGCTCTCGACATACCCGAAATTATCCTATTTCTCGCGGCCAGCATCTGGTCGAAGCCTCGCCTAGCGTCGTCACTAAAGGCGTACTCAGCCACCGCAGTTGAGTCGTCTCTTTTGAGAAAATACGAAATCTCGCGGTACAGCACTATATGCGTTCGGCGCGGCTCGGTGGACTTCAGCACCCTCTTCCACAGCGCTGGCCACACGCCTATGACCCAGCCGCCGGCTGAGCGCGCGCCCTTTACCGCCGCCCTGTCGACGCCCCTGGCTAAACCCGTCACCACCGGCACGCCCCTCTTAGCTAAGAGGCGGCCCACCTCCGCCGCCGCCTTGAGCCCGCTTTCAGTGGGATCTCTGGTCCCCACCACAGCCACAGGCCACTCGACGAAGTTGAGAGGCCTCCCCATACGAAAAATTAACAATGGTGGGTCCACCACGCCGCGGCCGTATTCCATGAGGAGCTTTGGGTACTCGCTCCACCCCATGGGAAGCGGCACAGCCCCCAGCCTAATGGCCAACTCCAGCGAGCCCCTCAGCTCCGCGGCCTTTTGCTGAGCAAGGCTAAATGAAGGAAGCTGTCTAAGTAAGCCTACAAGCTCAGCTCCGTCCTTCAGTTTAGCGGCTAGACTCCTTATGGGATCCCACTCCCTCCGCCAGTGTATGGCCGCGCTGTATATCTCAGCCAGCTCGTCCAGAGTATAAGGATAATTGTCGTCATAATAATCATGAACCTCATATATCTCTTTCACGATACACATACCTACGTCCTTTATTACAGCATCGCGTGAGATGACTGCGGCGTATACCCTCCGGGCCCCCGCCTCTCTCAGCTTTTTAGCCAACGCCGCCACAGAGGCGCCCGTAGTCCTAACGTCGTCGATAATAATCGCCACAGGCCTATCCAGCTGTTTAAGCACCACCAAGTTCTCATCGTGGCGCCTCACAGCACAATCAAAATTTTCTCCACAAGCATTTCTAATTTCAGTAGAAGATATTGGCGACTTCTTCCCTACAACGTCTTTTTCAAGTTTTATGCGATATCCTCGTTGAGTTAAGCTATTTACGACAACTCTGGCAAGCTCAAGCGCCTGGTTATAACCCTTCTTTTCGTTTAGATGCTTGGGCATTGGTACAACAACTGCGCTTTTTAACTCGCTCGACCACCTACTCTCTACTACAAACGCCATAGCTACTCCCAGCTTTTTAGCAACTTGTGCAGATCTCTTAAGTTTCAGAATATCACGGGATGCTTGGTTCTCAAAACCAGCCTCCTTAGGGTAGTAGAAGCAGAGAGCAACAAAATCATCAACGTAGGGAAGCCCAGCAGACGACACCTCACACGGCAGATAACGCGCCCCCCTTATCCAATCAGTAGAACGACACAAGATCTGATCCCCCAAGTGGAGAAAACCCCAGAAACACCTAGCTACCGCTGGCATACACCCACTCCAGCAATCTAAAGCAGATTAAAAGACTCACCACGCCGCTCCACCTGGCGATCAGCCAAACCACAGACAGCAGTAGTAGGGACATTCATATCTTCTCCACGTATAAAAACTCTAGGAGAGAGAAAACCGAAAATAAGGTACATTCGACTTATAAAGGGCCAGGTCGCCTACTGAGACCGGGGAGGAATTGATGGAGACGCCGGATTTTGAGCCCAGGTTTACTCCCCATGGCAAAAGCCCTACAAACTGAGGATTAGACCAACACTACGATATTTCTACCCCTACAGCACGGCACATAGCCAAAGAGACGAGACATTGAAATACATCCCAGCGGAA contains:
- a CDS encoding PaREP1 family protein encodes the protein MDVGVLERPLPKPSAEDYVNARLLEALVEGWLAIRFLKEGLVRNAAGKAFQAWRALTAALLRLELDRLKALARSDEERRWLETTAVPRVPTGRLVRLSQLLEEVGHVGYSAWIDRALNLHEYQYHGPDPDMAWSKYRSREEAAVAVVGLLREVVDRVEELKARVKWGNELENSYKTLKQALVSRTEAQ
- a CDS encoding DNA-processing protein DprA: MAFVVESRWSSELKSAVVVPMPKHLNEKKGYNQALELARVVVNSLTQRGYRIKLEKDVVGKKSPISSTEIRNACGENFDCAVRRHDENLVVLKQLDRPVAIIIDDVRTTGASVAALAKKLREAGARRVYAAVISRDAVIKDVGMCIVKEIYEVHDYYDDNYPYTLDELAEIYSAAIHWRREWDPIRSLAAKLKDGAELVGLLRQLPSFSLAQQKAAELRGSLELAIRLGAVPLPMGWSEYPKLLMEYGRGVVDPPLLIFRMGRPLNFVEWPVAVVGTRDPTESGLKAAAEVGRLLAKRGVPVVTGLARGVDRAAVKGARSAGGWVIGVWPALWKRVLKSTEPRRTHIVLYREISYFLKRDDSTAVAEYAFSDDARRGFDQMLAARNRIISGMSRAVIIPESRYRERGWGTKYQVKYGIKAGKLVIVMRPSTDAEDVWRAFKFFIDEGAVEAKDPEEAVEIALGANPHE